A single window of Candidatus Methylomirabilota bacterium DNA harbors:
- a CDS encoding oligopeptide/dipeptide ABC transporter ATP-binding protein, with the protein MNTLPPKVLLRVTGLRKLFPIRKGFLRRTVGHVRAVDGVGLHIDEGETLGLVGESGCGKTTTARCIVRAIEPTGGEILMRVTDGSVVEIGRLGRTELRALRREMQMIFQDPFSSLNPRMTLLDLVGEPLLVHGVKSRREREDRVAELLRRVGLRPEYMRRFPHAFSGGERQRIGIARALALRPRLVVADEPVSALDVSVQAQILNLLQDLQAEFRLTYLFVAHDLSVVRHISDRVAVMYVGRIVELAETERIFTAPKHPYTAALLSAVPEPDPRLRTRRTVLQGEVANPASPPDGCYFHPRCPHAIELCRTQAPAWQEIAPAHFVACHRARELQLAGVE; encoded by the coding sequence GTGAACACCCTCCCGCCAAAGGTCTTGCTGCGGGTCACCGGCCTCCGGAAGCTCTTTCCGATCCGGAAGGGCTTCTTGAGGCGGACGGTGGGCCACGTCCGCGCGGTGGACGGCGTCGGCCTCCACATCGACGAAGGGGAGACGCTGGGCCTCGTGGGTGAGTCCGGCTGCGGGAAGACCACCACCGCGCGGTGCATCGTGAGGGCCATCGAACCGACCGGCGGGGAGATCCTCATGCGGGTCACCGACGGCTCCGTGGTCGAGATCGGCCGGCTGGGCCGGACGGAGCTGCGGGCGCTGCGCCGCGAGATGCAGATGATCTTCCAGGATCCCTTCTCGTCGCTCAATCCCCGCATGACGCTGCTCGACCTGGTGGGAGAGCCGCTGCTGGTCCACGGCGTGAAGAGCCGGCGGGAGCGCGAGGACCGCGTGGCCGAGCTCCTCCGCCGCGTCGGGCTCCGGCCCGAGTACATGCGCCGATTCCCCCATGCCTTCAGCGGCGGTGAGCGCCAGCGGATCGGCATCGCCCGCGCGCTGGCGCTGCGGCCCCGCCTGGTGGTTGCCGATGAGCCGGTCTCCGCCCTGGATGTCTCCGTCCAAGCCCAGATCCTGAACCTGCTCCAGGATCTGCAGGCCGAGTTCCGGCTGACCTACCTCTTCGTGGCGCACGACCTGAGCGTGGTGCGGCACATCAGCGACCGCGTGGCGGTGATGTACGTCGGGCGCATCGTGGAGCTGGCGGAGACCGAGCGGATCTTCACGGCGCCCAAGCATCCCTACACCGCGGCCCTCCTGTCCGCGGTGCCCGAACCGGACCCGCGCCTCCGGACGCGGCGCACTGTCCTGCAAGGGGAAGTGGCGAATCCCGCGTCACCGCCGGACGGCTGCTATTTCCACCCCCGCTGCCCGCACGCGATCGAGCTGTGCCGGACGCAGGCGCCGGCCTGGCAGGAGATCGCCCCCGCGCATTTCGTCGCCTGTCACCGCGCCCGCGAGCTCCAGCTCGCCGGGGTGGAGTGA
- a CDS encoding ABC transporter ATP-binding protein produces the protein MAVEVRETLLSVRDLKTYFSQDEGTVKAVDGVSFDLYPGATLGIVGESGCGKSVTARSILGIVDRPGRIVGGEIRFRRQVAAGAVDGVVDLAKLAPNGPEIRAIRGAEIALIFQEPMSSFSPVHTIGSQIVEVIMLHQQVSRSQAREKAIEILRRVGVSSPEQRVDQLSNQLSGGLRQRAMIAMALSCHPTLLIADEPTTALDVTTQTQILELLRQLQREDGMAIMLITHDLGVVAEMATDVAVMYLGRVVEQGTVDQIFHAPRHPYTRALLRSIPRMRSRSRERLTPIEGAVPHPYDRPSGCPFHPRCPEFMAGRCDKEEPVLRPVGDKHAVSCFLYP, from the coding sequence ATGGCCGTTGAGGTCCGGGAGACGCTCCTGTCCGTCCGGGACCTGAAGACGTACTTTTCCCAGGACGAGGGCACGGTGAAGGCGGTCGACGGAGTGAGCTTCGACCTCTACCCCGGGGCAACGCTCGGCATCGTGGGCGAGAGCGGCTGCGGGAAGAGCGTCACCGCCCGCTCGATCCTGGGCATCGTCGACCGGCCGGGCCGGATCGTCGGCGGCGAGATCCGGTTCCGCCGGCAGGTCGCCGCCGGTGCCGTCGACGGGGTGGTGGACCTGGCGAAGCTCGCGCCGAACGGCCCCGAGATTCGGGCGATCCGCGGGGCGGAGATCGCGCTCATCTTCCAGGAGCCCATGTCCTCGTTCAGCCCCGTCCACACGATAGGAAGCCAGATCGTCGAGGTGATCATGCTCCATCAACAGGTGAGCCGGAGCCAGGCGCGGGAGAAGGCGATCGAGATCCTGCGGCGGGTCGGCGTGTCCTCACCGGAGCAGCGGGTCGATCAGCTCTCCAACCAGCTGAGCGGAGGGCTGCGCCAGCGGGCGATGATCGCGATGGCGCTGTCCTGCCATCCCACCCTGCTGATCGCGGACGAGCCCACGACGGCGCTCGACGTGACCACGCAGACCCAGATCCTGGAGCTCCTGCGCCAACTGCAGCGCGAGGACGGGATGGCTATCATGCTCATCACCCATGACCTGGGGGTGGTCGCCGAGATGGCCACCGACGTGGCGGTCATGTATCTCGGCCGCGTGGTCGAGCAGGGGACGGTCGACCAGATCTTCCACGCCCCGCGGCACCCGTATACCCGGGCGCTCCTGCGATCCATTCCCCGCATGCGCTCGAGATCGCGAGAGCGGCTGACGCCGATCGAGGGCGCGGTGCCGCACCCCTACGACCGGCCATCCGGCTGTCCCTTCCACCCGCGCTGTCCGGAGTTCATGGCGGGGCGCTGCGACAAGGAGGAGCCGGTTCTGCGGCCGGTCGGGGACAAGCACGCCGTGAGCTGCTTCCTCTACCCGTGA
- a CDS encoding ABC transporter permease translates to MAKPEAALDPAGAPRRGPAVEGEADQRIFVATQWELMWWRFRKHKVAVASAIVVAGFYLVVLGADFLAYSDPDASEAQRSLMPPQRVYFFDGWRFAPHVHGFKGARDPQTFKRVYRPDPSEKVPIRFFAQGFEYKFLGLFPMTRHLIGVDGGRDASKTIFLLGTDVQGRDLWSRLMYGTRISLTIGLVGVTMSLILGVVLGGFSGFYGGSIDTLIQRVIEILRSIPTIPLWMGLAAALPREWSIMQVYFAITIIISLLAWTELARVVRGRFLAMREEDFVVSARLVGCGQMRTIFVHMVPSFMSHIIAATTLALPAMIVSETSLSFLGLGLRPPAISWGVLLQQAQNVQTVAISPWLMLPAVPVIIAVIAFNFLGDGLRDAADPYGR, encoded by the coding sequence ATGGCCAAGCCCGAGGCGGCCCTCGATCCCGCCGGCGCGCCCAGGCGCGGGCCAGCCGTGGAGGGCGAGGCGGACCAGCGCATCTTCGTCGCCACGCAGTGGGAGCTCATGTGGTGGCGGTTCCGCAAGCATAAGGTGGCGGTGGCGAGCGCGATCGTCGTGGCCGGCTTCTACCTGGTCGTCCTGGGTGCCGACTTCCTCGCGTATTCCGACCCCGACGCCTCCGAGGCGCAGCGCTCGCTCATGCCCCCGCAGCGCGTCTACTTCTTCGACGGCTGGCGCTTCGCCCCTCACGTCCACGGGTTCAAGGGCGCCCGCGACCCGCAGACCTTCAAGCGCGTCTATCGCCCTGACCCCAGCGAGAAGGTCCCTATCCGGTTCTTCGCTCAGGGGTTCGAGTACAAGTTCCTGGGTCTCTTCCCGATGACGCGCCATCTGATCGGCGTCGACGGCGGCCGCGACGCGAGCAAGACGATCTTCCTCTTGGGCACGGACGTGCAGGGGCGCGATCTCTGGTCGCGGCTGATGTACGGCACCCGCATCTCGCTGACGATCGGGCTCGTCGGGGTGACGATGAGCCTGATCCTGGGCGTGGTCCTCGGCGGGTTCTCGGGCTTCTACGGCGGGAGCATCGACACGCTGATCCAGCGGGTCATCGAGATCCTCCGCTCTATTCCGACGATTCCGCTGTGGATGGGGCTGGCGGCTGCGCTGCCCCGCGAGTGGTCGATCATGCAGGTGTACTTCGCCATCACGATCATCATCTCCCTCCTGGCCTGGACCGAGCTGGCCCGCGTCGTGCGGGGGCGCTTTCTCGCCATGCGCGAGGAGGACTTCGTCGTCTCAGCTAGACTGGTGGGGTGCGGCCAGATGCGGACCATCTTCGTGCACATGGTCCCGTCGTTCATGAGCCACATCATCGCGGCGACGACGCTCGCGCTGCCCGCGATGATCGTCAGCGAGACCTCGCTGAGCTTCCTGGGCCTGGGCCTGCGCCCGCCCGCGATCAGCTGGGGGGTTTTGCTGCAGCAGGCCCAGAACGTCCAGACGGTGGCCATCTCGCCGTGGCTGATGCTCCCGGCGGTGCCCGTGATCATCGCGGTCATCGCGTTCAACTTCCTCGGCGACGGGCTTCGGGATGCCGCGGACCCTTATGGCCGTTGA